A segment of the Amycolatopsis thermophila genome:
CCGCGCTCGACCCCGTCGAACGCGTACACCGACACGGCGCCACCCAGCAGCGACACGAGGTAGAGCGCGGCGAAGCGGACCCGGCCGAGCAGGGTCTCCATGTCCCGCCCCAGGATCCACAGGGCGAGCATGTTGACCGCCAGGTGGATCGGCCCGTAGTGCAGGAAGCCAGACGCGAGCAGGCGCCACCACTCACCGTGGCCGGCGATCGCCGGCGGCCACAGCACTCCGTCGCCGAAGAACCGGGCCGTCTCGTTGCCGGTCAGGCTGCCCGCCTGCGCCGCGGTGAGCACGTACGCCACCACGTTGAGCCCGATGAGGACCGGTGTGACCACCGGCCGGTGCGAAAGCTGCGCACCGGCGACCGTCCGGGGCGTGTACCGCTGGACGTTCTGCTCGCGGCGCCCGGTCTGCACGCAGTCGAGGCACTGGTAGCCGACCGACGCCTCACGCAGGCAGTCCGGGCACGCCGGACGGCCGCACCGGACGCAGGTGAGCCCGGTGGGGCGCGACGGGTGCCACCAGCAACCGGGCAGGGCCGACTGCTGGGGCGGCTGCGAGGCAGGCGGGTGCGGAGGCATGTTCACGATGCCTCCAACCTACCCTCAGCCCTCGCGCTGGATGTCGATCTTCTCGATGACGACGTCCTGCAGCGGCTTGTCGGCCGGGCCGGTCGCGGTGTTCGCGATCGAGTCCACGACGTCCCGCGACTGCTGGTCGGCGACCTCGCCGAAGATCGTGTGCTTGAAGTTCAGGTGCGGCGTCTTGGCCACGGTGATGAAGAACTGCGAGCCGTTGGTGCCCGGGCCCGCGTTCGCCATCGCCAGCAGGTACGGCCGGTCGAACTGCAGCTCGGGGTGGAACTCGTCGCCGAACTGGTAGCCCGGTCCGCCGCGGCCGGTGCCGGTCGGGTCGCCGCCCTGGATCATGAAGCCCGAGATGACGCGGTGGAAGATCGCGCCGTCGTAGAACGGGCCGGAGTTCTCGCCCTTGGCGTTCGGGCGCTGGTACTCCTTCGTGCCCTCGGCGAGGCCGACGAAGTTGGCCACCGTCTTGGGGGCGTGATCAGGGAAAAGGTTGATCC
Coding sequences within it:
- a CDS encoding rhomboid family intramembrane serine protease; this encodes MPPHPPASQPPQQSALPGCWWHPSRPTGLTCVRCGRPACPDCLREASVGYQCLDCVQTGRREQNVQRYTPRTVAGAQLSHRPVVTPVLIGLNVVAYVLTAAQAGSLTGNETARFFGDGVLWPPAIAGHGEWWRLLASGFLHYGPIHLAVNMLALWILGRDMETLLGRVRFAALYLVSLLGGAVSVYAFDGVERGTAGASGAIYGLLGGMLIAVIRLRLNPAYAIGTIVLNLVLTVSIPGISLLGHLGGLVVGALVTAAMVYAPARGRRYWQGGAVAVLVIALVVLVFVRDAQLASVVCGYRGGELYCGKPTG
- a CDS encoding peptidylprolyl isomerase; protein product: MTQSSESSVGAKATAVLHTNAGDIRINLFPDHAPKTVANFVGLAEGTKEYQRPNAKGENSGPFYDGAIFHRVISGFMIQGGDPTGTGRGGPGYQFGDEFHPELQFDRPYLLAMANAGPGTNGSQFFITVAKTPHLNFKHTIFGEVADQQSRDVVDSIANTATGPADKPLQDVVIEKIDIQREG